A window of the Candidatus Polarisedimenticolia bacterium genome harbors these coding sequences:
- a CDS encoding carboxypeptidase-like regulatory domain-containing protein, translating to MRLASAVGRRLAVLGLAVSLCGFPISFGQSAQAAGSLAGRIFVADGVTPRPGVIVKAANLTTSKIFTSALTDRSGRYVLGDLPSGQYQVAVDTGEGLYVNLERVPVLQGRKTLFSLALNRSAQDNPGDTPPPPPPPSEPPAQPPAEAPKPEETKPEETKPEETKPEEKKPEEKKTPAEQEAAKKKKGGSFWRSGWGVAVGLGGGAIVLGALASSIAGDSSSVPEPPSQSTP from the coding sequence ATGCGGCTCGCTTCGGCAGTCGGTCGTCGGCTGGCGGTCCTCGGACTGGCGGTATCGCTTTGTGGCTTTCCCATCTCTTTCGGGCAGTCCGCCCAGGCGGCAGGGTCCCTGGCCGGTCGCATCTTCGTCGCCGACGGAGTGACGCCCCGCCCCGGCGTCATCGTGAAGGCGGCGAACCTCACCACCTCGAAAATCTTCACTTCCGCCCTCACGGATCGCTCCGGCCGCTACGTTCTCGGCGATCTGCCGTCCGGCCAGTACCAGGTTGCGGTGGACACGGGCGAAGGCCTCTACGTGAACCTGGAGCGAGTCCCCGTCCTGCAGGGGAGGAAGACCCTCTTCTCTCTCGCTCTGAACCGATCGGCGCAGGACAATCCTGGCGACACTCCGCCTCCCCCGCCTCCTCCGAGCGAGCCCCCGGCGCAACCCCCTGCGGAGGCTCCGAAGCCCGAGGAGACCAAGCCGGAGGAGACGAAACCCGAAGAGACGAAGCCGGAGGAGAAAAAGCCCGAAGAGAAGAAGACGCCCGCCGAGCAGGAGGCTGCCAAGAAGAAGAAGGGGGGAAGCTTCTGGCGGAGCGGCTGGGGCGTCGCGGTGGGTCTGGGAGGCGGAGCGATCGTGCTCGGTGCCTTGGCCTCCTCTATCGCGGGCGACAGCAGTTCGGTGCCCGAGCCGCCGAGCCAGAGCACTCCCTAA
- a CDS encoding CBS domain-containing protein, translating to MKAKEIMTREPITTLPQTTMEELCDVLRRENINGTPVVDEAGQLVGIVSQDDVIFRKGGRNEAFQPPKDIKDLFQRGFASFAESDTPLRVGDIMTREVISADEETPVEQLCRTMWERRIHRIPITRGGKLSGIVSALDLCRIIALGNVRLPE from the coding sequence ATGAAGGCCAAAGAGATCATGACCCGGGAACCGATCACGACGCTCCCTCAGACCACGATGGAGGAGCTGTGCGACGTCCTGCGCCGCGAGAACATCAACGGCACTCCCGTGGTGGACGAGGCCGGCCAGCTGGTCGGAATCGTCTCCCAGGACGACGTCATCTTCCGCAAAGGGGGAAGGAACGAAGCCTTCCAGCCGCCCAAGGACATCAAGGATCTTTTCCAGCGAGGCTTCGCCTCGTTCGCCGAGAGCGACACGCCCCTCCGGGTCGGCGACATCATGACGCGGGAAGTGATTTCGGCGGACGAAGAGACGCCCGTGGAGCAGCTGTGCCGCACGATGTGGGAGCGGCGCATCCATCGAATTCCGATCACCCGGGGCGGCAAGCTCAGCGGCATCGTCTCCGCCCTGGATCTTTGCCGGATCATCGCCCTGGGAAACGTCCGCCTTCCCGAATAG
- a CDS encoding lysophospholipid acyltransferase family protein: MFYRLFRAFISICLRVYYRKIETPGLESVPRQGPLLLIANHGNALLDALLLLSLISRPISFLAKHTLFRMPVVGFVLRRIGGLPVYRREDAPGESRRNEETLQACRRILQSGGAICLFPEGISHDRPRLSTLKTGAARIFLLASGASDAPVRLIPVGINFESKTAFRSRVLIVFAAPVPTADLLDRDGPPEAVEELTARMEAALSALVPGLDSWEELTFIRGVKDLYLGGRSATLAEEAPAIKRFIAEYQAYRASEPSAVREIRDRWEAYRRRLAELSVSDEEVDLAETPGRTALLLLRSGLVVLLLALPAAAGFLVHVIPYSLCGPLERRMNRHPDLSATIKLMAGLAFFPLTYLIFAVVLYALAGFRALVAGIILLPATGWAALVVADHFALLLRAARALGLASRVGGAIGEIRAGRKEILDKVMHLYQSMPLQRPFTGTPEARR; the protein is encoded by the coding sequence ATGTTCTACAGGTTGTTCCGCGCCTTCATCTCGATCTGTCTGCGCGTCTACTACCGCAAGATCGAGACGCCCGGGCTCGAATCGGTCCCGCGCCAGGGCCCGCTCCTCCTGATCGCCAATCATGGGAACGCGCTGCTCGACGCCCTGCTGCTCCTCTCCCTCATCTCCCGTCCCATTTCCTTCCTCGCCAAGCACACGCTCTTCCGGATGCCGGTCGTCGGATTCGTCCTGCGGCGGATCGGCGGCCTGCCGGTCTATCGCCGGGAGGATGCTCCCGGAGAGTCGCGCCGCAACGAGGAGACGCTGCAGGCGTGCCGGAGGATCCTGCAATCGGGAGGAGCGATCTGCCTTTTCCCCGAGGGGATCAGTCACGACCGCCCGCGTCTGTCCACCCTCAAGACGGGGGCGGCGAGGATCTTCCTTCTGGCGTCGGGGGCCAGCGACGCGCCGGTCCGCCTGATCCCCGTGGGGATCAACTTCGAGTCGAAGACGGCCTTCCGGTCGCGCGTCCTGATCGTTTTCGCCGCGCCGGTCCCGACCGCCGATCTCCTGGATCGGGACGGCCCGCCGGAAGCGGTGGAGGAGCTGACGGCAAGGATGGAAGCGGCCCTCTCGGCGCTGGTTCCGGGCCTCGACTCCTGGGAGGAGCTGACATTCATCCGGGGCGTCAAGGATCTCTATCTCGGAGGAAGGTCGGCGACGCTGGCGGAAGAGGCGCCCGCTATCAAGCGATTCATCGCGGAGTATCAGGCGTACCGCGCCTCGGAGCCCTCCGCGGTGCGGGAGATTCGCGACCGGTGGGAGGCCTATCGCCGGCGGCTCGCGGAGCTCTCGGTGAGCGATGAGGAGGTCGATCTCGCCGAAACGCCGGGAAGGACGGCGCTCCTTCTCCTGCGAAGCGGGCTCGTCGTCCTCCTGCTGGCCCTGCCGGCCGCCGCCGGGTTCCTGGTCCACGTCATTCCCTATTCGCTGTGCGGCCCTCTGGAGCGGCGGATGAACCGGCATCCCGACCTCTCGGCCACCATCAAGCTCATGGCCGGGCTCGCCTTCTTTCCGCTCACCTACCTGATCTTCGCCGTCGTCCTCTACGCGCTCGCCGGCTTCCGGGCCCTCGTCGCCGGAATCATCCTGCTCCCGGCGACGGGTTGGGCGGCTTTGGTCGTGGCCGATCACTTCGCGCTGCTTCTGCGGGCCGCCCGGGCGCTCGGACTGGCGTCCCGGGTCGGCGGCGCCATCGGCGAGATTCGCGCGGGACGCAAGGAGATCCTCGACAAGGTGATGCACCTGTATCAGAGCATGCCGCTCCAGCGTCCTTTCACGGGGACCCCGGAGGCTCGACGGTGA
- a CDS encoding MFS transporter, producing MNAANSAGAQAPAPGSAYPHYVLAMLTTLNLLDYVDRYIISSVQSLIRRDFPISDAEFGFFGTLFFLVYLITAPVFGYLGDRFPRRGILALGAILWSLATAGSSLAPSYLWLLLSRGLVGVGEASFGTLSPPFLADYFPVGKRGRVMAIFFLTIPAGAALAYLLAGYLGETEGWRFCFRLVGLPGLLLAVPIFFLREPVRGGMDAPDRRLPEARRMEEGSFSYAKRIRQVIEAYGELIRSRSYLNTNLGYAALTFAIGGMAFWMPRYLETIKGLPFAEANHLTGSVVAGAGLAGTLAGGFGGDWLMRRSRRAHLLLSGAGVLAAVPFALAFIFSTSRGFFIPCLAASVFCLFLNTGLLNAVIVSVSPPRLRSMAVAANIVIIHLLGDAPSPFLIGWVADLSSLQVGIQLAVVAMVISGIFLLVGSRYLPGDLDRAAGIEPAPPS from the coding sequence GTGAACGCGGCGAATTCCGCGGGGGCCCAAGCTCCGGCCCCGGGAAGCGCGTATCCCCACTACGTCCTGGCGATGCTCACCACGCTCAACCTTCTCGATTACGTCGATCGATACATCATCTCCTCCGTGCAATCGTTGATCCGGAGGGATTTCCCGATCAGCGACGCGGAGTTCGGTTTCTTCGGGACCCTCTTCTTTCTCGTCTACCTGATCACCGCGCCGGTCTTCGGCTACCTGGGGGATCGTTTTCCCCGCCGCGGGATCCTGGCCCTGGGAGCGATCCTCTGGAGCCTGGCGACGGCCGGATCGTCCCTGGCTCCTTCCTACCTCTGGCTGCTTCTCTCGCGCGGTCTGGTGGGGGTGGGCGAGGCCTCCTTCGGGACGCTGTCTCCCCCTTTTCTCGCCGACTATTTTCCGGTCGGAAAGCGGGGCCGCGTGATGGCGATCTTCTTCCTGACGATCCCGGCCGGGGCGGCTCTCGCCTATCTGCTGGCCGGGTATCTGGGCGAAACCGAAGGGTGGCGCTTCTGCTTCCGGCTGGTGGGCCTGCCCGGCCTGCTTCTGGCCGTCCCGATCTTCTTCCTCAGGGAGCCGGTTCGCGGCGGGATGGATGCTCCCGATCGCCGCCTCCCGGAGGCGCGGAGGATGGAAGAGGGGAGCTTCTCCTACGCCAAGCGAATCCGGCAGGTCATCGAGGCGTACGGCGAGCTGATCCGGAGCCGCTCCTACCTGAACACCAACCTCGGCTACGCAGCGCTGACCTTCGCGATCGGCGGAATGGCCTTCTGGATGCCGCGCTACCTCGAGACGATCAAGGGGCTGCCGTTCGCCGAAGCGAACCATCTGACCGGCTCGGTGGTCGCCGGAGCGGGATTGGCCGGAACGCTCGCCGGAGGGTTTGGCGGGGACTGGCTGATGCGCCGGAGCCGCCGCGCGCATCTCCTTCTCTCCGGCGCCGGGGTCCTGGCCGCGGTGCCCTTCGCGCTGGCCTTTATCTTCTCCACGTCGCGCGGTTTCTTCATCCCCTGCCTCGCCGCCTCCGTCTTTTGCCTGTTCCTGAACACCGGATTGCTGAACGCCGTCATCGTCAGCGTGAGTCCACCCCGTCTGCGCTCCATGGCGGTGGCCGCCAACATCGTCATCATCCACCTCCTGGGGGACGCGCCGTCCCCCTTCCTGATCGGCTGGGTCGCTGACCTTTCGTCGCTTCAGGTTGGGATTCAGTTGGCGGTCGTGGCGATGGTGATCTCGGGGATCTTCTTGCTGGTGGGCTCGCGATACCTTCCGGGCGACCTGGATCGGGCGGCGGGCATCGAGCCGGCCCCGCCGTCCTGA
- a CDS encoding PDZ domain-containing protein yields MADKRLKYVILTFSLCLVALLLLSLSPASTAGNRSAVPPVPAAPAAAPREPSPPPAPDAPDAPEARRAWLGVVLSEDEEGRGVRITDVKDGSPAAKAGLQEGDRILELDGHDVDDAGDIRRAMRDVEPGDSVQIRIKRRSSEKTLNATLGESPRSRTFHKRAGPGWFENEEGETPEPMPFGMLGMSRNFMGVRVQGMTEDLRAYFKAPRGRGVLVSRVEEDTPAAKAGLRAGDVIIAVDGKGISERGDIAEALSDHEPGDRVAVKIVRDGSDKTVDVEIAERSRPRHRSMFLPEEHDHEMEKEEEEEASPEVEESVLESLRQAHDEIERASSIDFSMQMSAAEAALRQAGMLDRRSQEEIQRQIERSMQEARDAMRQASSIDVSKQIREAQAALRQAGMFDRRNQQEIQRQIERSMQEAQDAMRQAAERMSEESSF; encoded by the coding sequence ATGGCGGATAAGCGATTGAAATACGTGATATTGACCTTTTCGTTGTGCCTGGTGGCGCTCCTGCTCTTGTCGCTCTCTCCCGCCTCCACGGCGGGAAACCGCTCCGCCGTTCCTCCCGTTCCGGCAGCTCCGGCCGCGGCGCCGCGCGAGCCGAGTCCGCCTCCGGCGCCGGACGCTCCGGACGCCCCCGAGGCTCGGCGGGCCTGGCTCGGCGTGGTCCTCTCCGAGGATGAAGAAGGAAGAGGGGTCCGGATCACCGACGTGAAGGACGGGAGCCCGGCGGCCAAGGCGGGGCTTCAGGAAGGCGACCGGATTCTCGAGCTCGACGGCCACGACGTCGACGACGCGGGGGACATTCGGCGGGCGATGCGGGATGTCGAGCCAGGCGACTCGGTGCAGATCCGGATCAAGCGCCGATCCTCCGAGAAGACGCTGAACGCCACGCTGGGAGAGTCGCCGCGGTCGCGCACCTTCCACAAGCGCGCCGGACCCGGCTGGTTCGAGAACGAGGAGGGCGAGACACCGGAGCCGATGCCCTTCGGCATGCTGGGAATGTCGCGGAATTTCATGGGCGTGCGGGTCCAGGGCATGACGGAGGATCTGCGCGCCTACTTCAAGGCGCCGCGGGGCCGCGGAGTGCTCGTCAGCCGGGTCGAGGAGGACACGCCGGCGGCCAAGGCGGGACTGCGCGCCGGCGACGTCATCATCGCCGTTGACGGCAAAGGGATCAGCGAGCGCGGCGACATCGCCGAGGCCCTCTCGGATCATGAGCCCGGCGACCGCGTGGCGGTGAAGATCGTCCGCGACGGATCCGACAAGACGGTGGACGTCGAGATCGCCGAGCGCTCCCGGCCCCGGCATCGCTCGATGTTCCTCCCCGAGGAGCACGACCACGAGATGGAGAAAGAGGAGGAAGAGGAGGCGTCTCCCGAGGTCGAGGAGTCGGTCCTCGAATCGCTCCGCCAGGCCCACGACGAGATCGAGCGGGCCTCGAGCATCGACTTCTCCATGCAGATGAGCGCGGCCGAGGCCGCGCTCCGTCAGGCCGGCATGCTTGATCGCCGAAGTCAGGAAGAGATCCAGCGGCAGATCGAGCGGTCAATGCAGGAGGCCCGGGACGCGATGCGCCAGGCCTCGAGCATCGACGTCTCGAAGCAGATCCGCGAAGCCCAGGCGGCGCTCCGCCAGGCCGGCATGTTCGATCGGCGGAACCAGCAAGAGATCCAGCGTCAGATCGAGCGGTCGATGCAGGAGGCCCAGGACGCGATGCGCCAGGCCGCCGAGAGGATGAGCGAGGAATCCTCCTTCTAA
- a CDS encoding protein kinase yields the protein MTLASGSRLGPYEIVAPLGAGGMGEVYRATDARLRRQVALKVIPSALARDADRLARFRREAQVLASLNHPNIAAIYGLEEGDGVPFLVLELVEGEDLAQRLARGPMAIEEALAISRQIAEALEEAHEKGIVHRDLKPANVKLTPDGKVKVLDFGLAKAYESDAAGGAGIDGTRSPTMTHAATVAGMILGTAAYMSPEQARGRTVDRRADIWAFGVLLYEMLTGRRAFEGEDISITLANVLKEDVDWQALPPDLPPSVRRLLRRCLEKDPRRRLSAIGDARLDLDEKEPAAAPVAVPSSPRRSIGLPLAATIAAAAILGTVIGMRVFSPPSAPAHGGVIHLTIALPPGEQLVGTALMPLALSPDGSALAYVSRGDGAQRICLRRLSEREPAELAGTEGAFSPFFSPDGQWIGFFADGKVKKISVSGAGLQVIFDDTPDPRGGDWGADGNIYFAPVSTSGIWKVPATGGAAAEVTRKDTAQGEISHRWPRFLPEHQALLYNIWTGPGLDERAIVFQSLATGERRTLLRGANTPRYLDSGFLMYARMDDLLAVPWGPETKDLAGVVPLTLPEHPREVGESAAMYAVSRNGTLVYVPGGARWYAQRVLWVDRSGRTEVLPLPERDYESVAISPDGSRAVLQTTEGTVHLWIYDFSRRTLLPFLTAGSSQAPVWTLDGQRIIYRATRKGRRNLCWKAADGTGEEEWLTEKEGILQTPTSVTSDGRWAIFSEMGLRGSTSTTLWALPLTGERTPRPVVQAPGRVADGQVSPDGKWLAFNWNGSGRLEVYVQPFPGPGPRVQVSNGGGSEPRWSRDGREIFYLNLSYDKLMAAAVRPGAAFSTGEPRVLMEGRYRPSGNVNTAYDVSADGRRFLRIQQVEPQGPMNQLDVVLNWAEELKRIAANR from the coding sequence ATGACCCTGGCGTCCGGATCGCGTTTGGGACCCTACGAGATCGTCGCTCCGCTCGGCGCCGGAGGCATGGGCGAGGTTTACCGCGCGACCGACGCGCGGCTGCGCCGCCAAGTCGCGCTCAAGGTGATTCCCTCCGCACTGGCGCGCGACGCCGACCGCCTGGCCCGCTTCCGGCGTGAAGCCCAGGTGCTCGCTTCGCTAAATCATCCCAACATCGCCGCAATCTACGGACTGGAGGAAGGAGACGGAGTCCCGTTCCTGGTCCTGGAGCTCGTCGAAGGAGAGGATCTCGCCCAGCGGCTGGCGCGCGGGCCGATGGCGATCGAGGAAGCCCTGGCGATCTCCCGCCAGATCGCGGAAGCCCTGGAGGAGGCCCACGAGAAGGGGATCGTCCACCGCGACCTGAAGCCCGCCAACGTCAAGCTGACGCCCGACGGAAAGGTCAAGGTCCTGGACTTCGGGCTGGCGAAAGCGTATGAAAGCGACGCCGCGGGCGGCGCCGGGATCGATGGTACGCGATCGCCGACGATGACGCACGCCGCGACGGTGGCCGGAATGATCCTGGGCACGGCGGCCTACATGTCGCCGGAACAGGCCCGGGGCCGGACGGTCGACCGCCGTGCCGACATCTGGGCCTTCGGCGTCCTGCTCTACGAGATGCTCACGGGGCGCAGGGCCTTCGAAGGCGAGGACATCTCCATCACCCTCGCCAACGTCCTGAAGGAAGACGTCGACTGGCAGGCGCTGCCGCCCGATCTCCCGCCTTCCGTGCGGCGCCTGCTGCGCCGGTGCCTGGAGAAGGACCCGCGCCGGCGCCTGAGCGCCATCGGGGACGCCCGCCTGGATCTCGACGAGAAGGAGCCGGCCGCCGCGCCGGTCGCCGTCCCCTCTTCCCCGCGCCGGTCGATCGGTCTGCCCCTCGCCGCGACGATCGCGGCCGCCGCGATCCTCGGGACGGTAATCGGCATGCGCGTCTTCTCGCCTCCCTCGGCGCCCGCCCACGGCGGAGTGATCCATCTGACGATCGCGCTCCCGCCAGGGGAGCAACTCGTCGGCACCGCCCTAATGCCGCTCGCCCTATCTCCGGACGGATCCGCGCTGGCCTACGTCAGCCGCGGCGACGGCGCCCAAAGGATCTGCCTGCGCAGGCTCTCCGAGCGCGAGCCGGCCGAGCTCGCCGGCACGGAAGGCGCCTTCAGCCCCTTCTTCTCGCCCGACGGACAGTGGATCGGCTTCTTCGCGGACGGGAAGGTGAAGAAGATCTCGGTGAGCGGGGCGGGACTCCAGGTGATCTTCGACGACACTCCCGATCCGAGGGGCGGGGACTGGGGCGCGGACGGCAACATCTACTTCGCACCGGTGAGCACCTCGGGCATCTGGAAGGTGCCGGCGACGGGTGGCGCGGCGGCGGAAGTCACGCGCAAGGATACGGCCCAGGGCGAAATCAGCCACCGGTGGCCCCGTTTCCTGCCCGAGCATCAGGCTCTTCTCTACAACATCTGGACGGGCCCGGGACTCGACGAGCGCGCGATCGTGTTCCAGTCGCTGGCGACGGGTGAGCGGCGCACCCTCCTGCGCGGGGCAAACACGCCTCGGTACCTGGATTCCGGATTTCTCATGTACGCCCGCATGGACGACCTTCTCGCGGTTCCCTGGGGGCCGGAGACGAAAGATCTCGCGGGCGTGGTGCCGCTCACCCTCCCGGAGCACCCCCGCGAGGTGGGCGAGAGTGCCGCCATGTATGCCGTTTCCCGCAACGGGACGCTCGTGTACGTGCCGGGCGGAGCCCGGTGGTATGCGCAACGCGTCCTCTGGGTCGACCGCTCGGGAAGGACGGAAGTTCTTCCGTTGCCCGAGCGCGACTATGAGAGCGTGGCAATCTCCCCGGACGGGAGCCGCGCAGTCCTGCAGACGACGGAAGGGACGGTCCATCTCTGGATCTACGATTTCTCGCGCCGCACCCTCTTGCCGTTCCTCACTGCCGGCAGCAGCCAAGCCCCGGTCTGGACCCTGGACGGACAGCGGATCATCTACCGCGCCACGCGCAAAGGCCGGAGGAACCTGTGCTGGAAGGCGGCCGACGGCACGGGAGAGGAGGAGTGGCTCACCGAGAAGGAAGGGATCCTCCAGACGCCGACCTCGGTCACCTCCGACGGCCGCTGGGCGATCTTCTCCGAAATGGGCCTCCGCGGGTCTACGAGCACGACGCTGTGGGCCCTTCCCCTGACCGGGGAGAGGACCCCGCGTCCCGTGGTCCAGGCCCCGGGACGTGTGGCCGACGGGCAAGTCTCGCCCGACGGCAAATGGCTGGCCTTCAACTGGAACGGCTCCGGCCGGCTGGAAGTCTACGTCCAGCCCTTTCCCGGTCCTGGACCGCGGGTGCAAGTGTCGAACGGCGGCGGCAGCGAGCCCCGCTGGTCCCGCGACGGGCGGGAGATCTTCTATCTCAATCTCAGCTACGACAAGCTCATGGCGGCGGCGGTGCGGCCCGGGGCGGCCTTCTCCACGGGAGAGCCGCGCGTGCTGATGGAAGGGCGCTACCGGCCGAGCGGTAATGTCAACACCGCCTACGACGTCTCGGCCGACGGACGCCGGTTCCTGCGCATCCAGCAGGTCGAGCCCCAGGGGCCGATGAACCAGCTGGACGTCGTCCTGAACTGGGCGGAGGAGCTGAAGAGGATCGCCGCGAATCGGTGA
- a CDS encoding CarD family transcriptional regulator, with the protein MDFKIGDKVVYPNHGIGVIEAIQKSPASESNGSYYCLRILANDSTVMVPAGNATQVGLRRVIGKKEIEKVFGILQDGDIPVYSNWKGRFQENSNRMRTGEILEVAAVLKNLSLLSQNKNLSYRERRMLDKARYLVISEIAEVEKTPEAQVEERVDKAVAKSIRNVKDH; encoded by the coding sequence GTGGACTTCAAGATCGGGGACAAGGTCGTTTATCCGAACCACGGAATCGGCGTCATCGAAGCCATCCAGAAATCGCCCGCCAGCGAATCCAACGGCTCCTACTACTGTCTCCGGATTCTCGCCAACGACAGCACGGTCATGGTCCCCGCCGGCAACGCCACCCAAGTGGGACTCCGAAGGGTGATCGGCAAGAAAGAGATCGAGAAGGTCTTCGGAATCCTTCAGGATGGCGACATCCCGGTGTACAGCAACTGGAAGGGGCGCTTTCAGGAGAACTCCAACCGGATGCGGACCGGAGAGATTCTGGAGGTGGCGGCGGTTCTGAAGAACCTCAGCCTTCTGAGCCAGAACAAGAACCTGTCCTACCGGGAGCGGAGAATGCTCGACAAGGCCCGCTACCTGGTGATCAGCGAAATCGCCGAAGTGGAAAAAACCCCCGAGGCGCAGGTCGAGGAGCGGGTCGACAAGGCAGTGGCCAAATCGATTCGCAACGTCAAGGATCACTGA
- a CDS encoding NFACT family protein, producing MDFLILRGVAGELDRVLAGRTLRGAERVGDQEYALRFDPSDADCLLFGLAPPHPFLFRADRRRRSEILPPDPFVLLVGRELEGKRLASIRMPGLDRVVEMEWESRAAGSRMLVAELLDKSANLLLLDASRRVLAYAKEIASAFRAPSVGEPYRGPNPRPGFAGMTLDPERAREYLDRFAERRSPRQAVAAVVGGFSPMLGADLAQRQEAAADPEGTLAAFLAAARDGRLEPTLYTPVEPATILSDPPRAGGAMPVLSSFPLHRKPLPVETSIPDPEEAVRLQAFLQRDIRREREQRERLASALAREAGRLERLAEKLEGELVQAGREQEFQRFGDLILAHPRASVTGRSIVVPDLYDPGGREIEIPADPALTPRENAERHYARARKLRRGAGTIRGRLEAVREARQRARAWRERLDSAERMEAMESLEVDLRRAGLLPAAKRAPSGRPSSSPEGDPGIRRFRTTEGVLILVGKTAADNDRLTFQVSSPHDFWLHAAEGSGAHVVVRNPARLKELPRPLLISAARIAAYYSRSRGRGKVEVHYTLRKHVRKGRGFPAGRVTLRNHRTLEVEPGIPGEKEG from the coding sequence ATGGACTTCCTGATCCTACGGGGCGTCGCCGGGGAGCTGGATCGCGTTCTTGCCGGCCGGACCCTCCGCGGGGCCGAGCGGGTGGGCGACCAGGAGTACGCGCTCCGCTTCGACCCGTCCGACGCCGACTGCCTTCTCTTCGGTCTCGCTCCTCCCCATCCCTTCTTGTTCCGGGCCGATCGGCGCCGCCGCTCGGAGATCCTGCCCCCGGATCCGTTCGTCCTTCTGGTCGGCCGGGAGCTGGAGGGGAAAAGGCTCGCGAGCATTCGCATGCCCGGTCTGGATCGCGTGGTCGAAATGGAGTGGGAGTCGCGCGCCGCAGGCTCCAGGATGCTGGTCGCCGAGCTCCTGGACAAGTCGGCGAACCTGCTTCTCCTTGACGCTTCGCGAAGAGTCCTCGCCTACGCGAAGGAGATCGCCAGCGCGTTCCGCGCCCCCTCGGTGGGCGAGCCGTACCGCGGCCCGAACCCCCGCCCGGGCTTCGCGGGAATGACGCTCGATCCGGAAAGAGCGCGGGAGTATCTCGATCGATTCGCGGAGCGGAGATCTCCGCGCCAGGCCGTGGCGGCGGTCGTCGGCGGATTCAGCCCCATGCTCGGAGCGGACCTGGCGCAGCGCCAGGAAGCCGCCGCCGATCCCGAAGGGACGCTCGCGGCGTTTCTCGCGGCGGCGCGCGACGGGCGCCTCGAGCCCACCCTCTACACGCCGGTCGAGCCCGCGACGATCCTGAGCGATCCCCCGCGGGCCGGAGGCGCGATGCCGGTGCTCTCCTCCTTCCCGCTGCACCGGAAACCGCTGCCGGTCGAAACCTCCATCCCCGATCCCGAGGAGGCGGTCCGGTTGCAGGCTTTCCTGCAGAGAGACATCCGCCGCGAGCGGGAGCAGCGCGAAAGGCTCGCCTCGGCGCTGGCACGCGAGGCCGGCAGGCTGGAGCGTCTGGCGGAGAAGCTGGAAGGGGAGCTGGTTCAGGCGGGGCGGGAACAGGAGTTCCAGCGCTTCGGGGATCTCATCCTCGCCCATCCGCGAGCCAGCGTGACGGGCCGCTCGATCGTCGTTCCCGACTTGTACGATCCCGGGGGGCGCGAGATCGAGATTCCCGCCGATCCGGCGCTTACGCCGCGCGAGAACGCGGAGCGTCATTATGCCCGCGCCCGCAAGCTGCGCCGCGGCGCCGGGACGATCCGGGGCCGGCTCGAAGCGGTTCGGGAAGCGCGGCAGCGCGCGCGGGCCTGGCGCGAGCGCCTCGACTCGGCCGAGCGGATGGAAGCGATGGAGAGCCTGGAGGTCGATCTGCGGAGAGCGGGACTCCTTCCCGCGGCGAAACGCGCGCCCTCCGGGCGCCCGTCCAGCTCGCCGGAAGGCGATCCGGGGATCCGGAGGTTCCGCACCACCGAGGGCGTCCTCATCCTGGTCGGGAAGACCGCCGCCGACAATGATCGACTCACCTTCCAGGTCTCGTCTCCGCACGATTTCTGGCTGCACGCCGCCGAGGGTTCCGGGGCCCATGTCGTGGTCCGTAACCCGGCGAGGCTCAAGGAGCTGCCGCGCCCGCTCCTGATCTCCGCGGCCCGCATCGCCGCCTACTACAGCCGCTCGCGCGGACGCGGCAAAGTCGAGGTGCATTACACCCTGCGCAAGCACGTGCGCAAGGGAAGAGGCTTTCCCGCGGGCCGGGTGACGCTGCGCAACCATCGGACGCTGGAAGTCGAGCCGGGCATTCCGGGAGAGAAGGAGGGCTAG